The sequence agtaatgcccggaggttctccaatttaaatttaaaatttgaaatatctgaatccaatctgtttggatcagaaccgtcacccacagaatgaagctctccgtcctcatgctctgcaagctgtgacgcagtatcagacatggccctagtattgtcagcgcactctgttctcaccccagagtgatcacgcttgcctcttagttctggtaatttagacaaaacttcagtcataacagtagccatatcatgtaatgttatctgtaatggccgcccagatgtattaggcgccataatatcacgcacctcccgggcgggagatgcaggtactgccgcgtgaggcgagttagtcggcataactctcccctcgcagtttggtgaaatttgttcacattgtacagattgacttttatttaaagtagcatcaatacagttagtacataaatttctattggactccaccttggcattggaacaaatgacacagatatcattctctgagtcagacatgtttaacacactagcaataacttgcaacctggttataatcttttttaacaaaaacgtactgtgcctcaaagaggtacttaaacgattaaatgacagttgagataatgaactgaaaaacagttatagcatcaagtttaaaataacacaacttttagcaaaggtttgttcccattagtaaataactaaatttgacataaaaaattatagagtaacgtttttattcacagtcaataaaaattctcacagctctgctgagagaatgtacctcccttcaaagaagtttgaagacccctgagatctgtcagtgaaccggatcaagcaggaaatataatagtagctgactggaattttttgatgcgtagcaaaagagcgccaaaaacggcccctccctctcacacacagcagtgaggagaaacgaaactgtcacaatttaaagcatacaactgccaagtggaaaataatgcccaaacatttatttactcagtacctcagcaatgtaaacgattctacattccagcaaaaacgtttaacatgacaatatttattaaaaggattagtgacctttaacagagtagttccggtgaaaaaccattcccagaatactgaagtgtatacatacatgtcattataacggtatagcaggattttttcatcaattccattcagaaaataaaaactgctacatacctcaatgcagattcatctgcccgctgtcccctgatctgaagcctttacctccctcagatggccgagaacagcaatatgatcttaactactccggttaaaatcatagtaaaaaactctggtagattcttcttcaaactctgccagagaagtaataacacgctccggtgctattgtaaaataacaaacttttgattgaagtcataaaaactaagtataatcaccatagtcctctcacacatcctatctagtcgttgggtgcaagagaatgactgggactgacgtagaggggaggagctatatcagctctgctgggtgaatcctcttgcatttcctgttggggaggagttatatcccagaagtaatgatgacccgtggactgatcgcacataacagaagaaataaataaatggcaGCTTACACCATCAATGGCtcggacactcaccacctcctatgagtcAGACTCTAgcaaaacagactctctccgtcgccacacgattaggaatacggaaatggagaacagaaGCGTGACCACGCCCGGACACAAGGTGTACCGTGCAGTCCAAGAAAAAAGCACGCCAGTCCGCAAAGACCACGCAGCCTGCAAAAAAGGTTGGAATGTTCTGAAATAGCCAcaagcccaagtatcactacacattagcagacagaatcacataacaaacttgattaaagcccccccctgttcaataaccccccttaggagatattaacccttgattctataagataaaaggagtcccactgagaccctgtcttcttcaTTACATTACATTTCCAtattgaaagtaaaattaaacgatcttaccggaatctacgccatggaacaggaacacggcccttcaagtgtgacagatcgtAACATCgcttctgatatggacttgagagaagaaagcaggcagcgaaactcgtcaacgcttattgagctgttaataggagttgggatgggttcgcagaaagactctccctgcatctccggactctaaccttcatccatgctttcactgagaggctgacaggactacttaaaactccagtcccatttcgaagagtactaccctccataagagactactccaaatcttctgacacttctctgccaacctcctgtgacgagaggcaaagaatgactggaggatgagggaagtgggggaggtatttaagcctttggcttgggggtctttgcctcctcctggtggccaggttctgaattctcaaaagtaatgaatgcagctgtggactctccccgtttaagaagaaaaatatataaaccatttattccccagctttgtataaccaacgcagttataatactatactttatacctctgattaccttgtatctaagcctctgcagtctgcccccttatttcaaggaccactaaatacagcagtagaattgcataattaacaagtgcctaatgaaaagacaatgcaataacttactctaaatttcaaataagaaaaaaaaaaaattcctaaaaatttttattttccccccatttgctggccccctatatcatgtgaaagacatcagccaatcacagactagtatacgtatacacagtgaacttgtgcacatgctcagtaggagctggtgcttcaaaGTGTGAatctaaaaagaatgtgcaaaatttgataatagaagtaaattggaaagtcttaaaactgtatgctccatctgaatcatgaaagtttaatttagattttagtgtccctcagttcttttgagagacatacatattagccaatcagtgctgactcctagttaactccacagaagtgagcacaaggttatctatatggcacacatgaactagctatgTCTAGCTCTGAAAACTGTGAAGATCAagtgagaaaagaggcggccttcaagggtttagaaattagcttaattttgactagactgtccctttatgtgctGAAgggcacatacaaaaaaaaaaacacaaaaaaaaaaaccaactcccATCCCTCATTTATCTTGAGTGAAAATTTTACCAAActttcacccaaaaaaaaaaaaaaaaagtattttcgcCTCCTTACCCATTTTGGCTGGGTAGTAATCAACATCCCATTTGATCATTATAAGGTATCTGAGCGTTACTTTGTATTTAtctatatctttttatttatatattaccaATTATTGCTCTTCATCGTTTAGCTTGTTATTCAAAATTTATTTGGTCAATTGTTCTCTTACTTTGAAAAACAAAACCAGTAACAAGCCTCTATCAGGAGGGTTTCTTCCTCTTTCGAAGGAAAAATGTTGTTAACAAGCTCCTTGTTGACCCGACCAAAGGTCACTAGAATCTGAACTCGGACCATTCCACGTGTAGTGTTTTGAACCTTAGTCTTATCACCTATACAGAAATGCATCCGATTAATTTGTCATAAGTACCTGACTCTTGGAATTTGATCCCATCAGCATGAGGAAAAACCCTTTTTAAAGCTTCCATAATCCTTTGAAATGTGTTCTTCAGAAGGGGTTGAATTACTGAAGAGAGTGCTTGTCCTGGAGAGATAACAGCTCTCTGTGATGCTGGCACAATTTTTTCCATAGCTATTACAAAGTCTCTTGCAGTGATCTTAATAGATGAAACATCAAGCAGCAATTTCTCAGTTGTGGTGTAAATCTGAGGATAACGACGACGCAAAGCACAAAGGGCAGCTTCTGCACACACCGACTTTATATCGGCCCCACAGTACcctgtaaaagaaattaaaaaaatagaacataCATTTAAAGTAACAGCACACAAGTACAAAACTAAATTAATAAGGTAAGTCTGGTTTAATCAGACTTGCATTAGGGACATAGTAGCATTATTGGGGTATACAGACTATAGCATTCTTGTAGTTGGAAAAAACAAGCCCCATAAGTATTCATGATACTACCTATTTCTATATTTCTAGATGTTCTTTCCAGAATAAAATCATCCATAGCTAAGCTAGAACCTAATTaggatattattttaaaaaatagaaaaagtactctagacaagagaaaacaaaaatgtatgcttacctgatattttctttcctggcatggagagtccacaaattcattcattactgttgggaattcactaCCTGGCAACCAGAAGGCGGCAAATACActgcagccaaaggattaaatatggCTCCTACTTTCCATACTCCCCCATTCATTCAGCTGAGGAGACGGAAAAATAGGAGAAGCACAGgggatatagaggtgcctgaagattaGGAAAAtttcttatcaggtaagcatgcattttgttttctttccaatggcatggagagtccacaaattcattcattacttttggcaatctaatacccaagctaaagaggacacagaACGAATTAGGAGGAAAAAATAAGGCAGGTGAACCTAATCTGAAGGCACCCCCgcttgaagtacctttctcccaaaagatgcctcagctgaggcaaaaacatctaaCTTGAAACATTTTGAAAAGATATGCAAAAGTGGATgaggtagccgccttacagatttgttccatagaggcttcattcttaaaagcccaagaagatgacagCACGGGTAGAGTGatccataatcctctcaggagggtGTTGACCAGCTTCcataagccaaacgaataacaCTCCTTAGCCAAAAATAAAGGGTAGTCGCAGTTGATTTCTGACCCCCGCGCTTACCTACGTACACCAGGAACAAGGAAGATCAgctaaaatccttggtagcatggaaatagaattttaaggcactaaccacatctagattgtgaaacaAATGTTCCTTcagagaggaaggattaggacaaaaggaagatgccacaatctcctgattactATCGCGGTCAGAAACCACCTAATGAAGAAAACCCAGCTTGGTAcgtagaaccgccttatccgcatggaaaatcagatagggtggatcacactgtatggcagataattcagaaactatgagtagaagaaatagccaacaaaaacaaaactttccaagatagaagattaaagggatagtctagtcaaacttaaactttcatgattcagatagagcatggaattttgagcaactttctaatttactcctattaacatttgttctcttcgtatctttatttgaaagttagtttaggagctggcccatttttgatgggtagcacttgctgattggtggctgcattaagacaccaatcagaaagtgctacccaggttctgaaccaaaaacgggcaggctcctatgcttacattcttgcttttttaaatacagataccaagagaacgaagacaaattgataataggagtaaattataaagttgcttacaattgcatgctctatctgaatcatgaatgtttaattttgactagacaattccTTTAATATCAACTGAATTCATAGACTCAAACGGACTCTGGTGAAGAACACGGAGaaccagattaaggctccaagggggagcaacaggttaaaatacaggcctgattctaaccagggcttgaacaaaagactgaacgtctggaaaatTAGCCAACTTCTTGTGCAACACAGAAagggcagaaatatgtcccttgaGAGAAAAAGAAGACAAAccgttctccaaaccttcttggaaaaacAAGAGAATTTGAGGAACTCAACTTGTGCCAAGGGAAACCTTGATCCTCACACCAGGTGAGATAGGTACTCCACACTTTCTGGTACAGCCGCTGACTGGCTTTCGAGCTTCaatcagagtatcaataaccctttcagaaaaacctcttttagaCAGAACAAGGCGTTCAATAtcaatgcagtcagcctcagagaatatagattttggTAAAGAAATGGGCCTTGAAGCAGAAGGTGCACTCTGAGGCAACCTCCACGGACATGACATCTCTACTAGGTCTGagaaccaagtcctgcgaggccacacaggaataattagaatcactgaggcccacTCCTATTTGATGTGGGCAATAACTCAGGGAAGGAGAGATAAGTTTGAACTTCCAAGGAACCGCTAACGTGTCCATCAACACTGCCTGAAGGGTCCCTCAATCTTGACCCGTATCTGggcagcttggtattgagacgagaggcTATGAGGTCCATCTCCGCAACCCCCACCTGAGGAttatcctggagaacacctccagatgaagaGCCTAATCCCCTGGGTGAAACATGTCTGGTCAGGTaatccacctcacaattgtccactCCCGGGATATGAATGGCTGAAATATGGCAATTGTGGGATTCTGCCCACTGAAGGATGTGAGACACCtttatcgctagggaactccttgttcctccctgatgatcgatataagccactgatgttatgttgtccgattgaaatctgataaaccagacagaAAGAAGTTGAGGCCAccccatcagagcattgaagacgGCTCTCAATTCCAGGATTTTGATGGCGAGTGAGGACTTCTGTCGAAAAActtccctgagccttcaaggaaccACAGAGAACACCCCAGGCCCAGAAGGCTGtaatccgtagtcacaatctaccACAATGGTCTCAAATCACGTGCCCTGGAACAGTTtatcctgacagagccaccaggagagataTTCTCTAGTGTGGTTGTACAGGaagatctgttgggataggtcaGAATGATCTCTGCTCCATggtctgagcatacatagttgtagaggtcgaagatgaaaatgagcaaaagtaaTAATGACCATGGTAGCCACCATGAGACCAACTACATTCATGCATTGCGCCACTGAGGGGCACTCAGATGATTGAAGAGAGATTGGCAGGACAAGAGAAGTTTGGATCATCTTAAATTTTCATGAAACTAAATCTGATTGTTCCCAGAAAACAAACCCTGGTGTTGGACAAGGGAACTCTTgtccagatttatcttccacccatggtcTCGAAGGAGAGACAAAAAAGAGTCAGTGTGAGATCTtgccaaatgaaaagatggagcttgaaccaagatatcatccaggaaaGGGGCCACTGTGATTTCATACGTCCTGGCTACTGCCAAAAGCgcacccagcacctttgtaaagatcctgggagctgttgccagaccaaatggCAGGGCTACAAatggaaaatgtttgtccagaaaggcaaacctccaacttaaaatgatccttgtggatcagcacatgaaggtatgcatccttcaggtctatagtggtcatgaactgaccatctTGGACCAACTAGAGAATGGATCTGACagtcttgaaggacggaacctcgAGAcactttaaatccaggattggacggaaaattccctctttcttgggtacTACGAAAAGGCTAGAAAAAAATCCCAGGCCCCTTTCTGAGGGAGGAACTGGGACGATCACCCCCAGGGAAGAAATGTCCTTTACACAATTGAGAAAGGCAGCTCTCTTTACGGGGTCTGAAGATAGTATTCACAGAAGAAACCTGCGATTCATTGCTGGAttaggggccgtcccttcatgatGACTTATTGTCTGAGGAGGGCTTCTTGGAATACTtgttcttgttccaagactgattaggcttccaggtACTCTTGAACTGATCAGATTTGGAGGGGGCTAGAGACCTGTCCTTTGGAtgtatgaaaggaacgaaaacataatttatataagaatttacctgataaattcatttctttcatattggcaagagtccatgagctagtgacgtatgggatatacaatcctaccaggaggggcaaagtttcctaaacctcaaaatgcctataaatacacccctcaccacacccacaattcagtttaacgaatagccaagtagtggggtgatagaaaaaggagtaaaaagcatcaaaaaaggaactggaaatataattgtgctttatacaaaaaaaacataaccaccataaaaaagggtgggtctcatggactcttgccaatatgaaagaaatgaatttatcaggtaagttcttacataaattatgttttctttcatgtaattggcaagagtacatgagctagtgacgtatgggatagtaatatccaagatgtggaactccacagaagagtcactagtgagggagggataaaaataacagccattttccgctgaaaaattaaagcCACAACtaaaagaataagtttttcttataattgaaaagaaaaaaaacttaaaacataagcagatgaatcaactgaaacagctgcctgaagaacttttctaccaaaaactgcttccgaagaggcaaaaacatcaaaatggtacaatttagtaaatgtatgcaaagaagaccaagtcgctgctttgcaaatctgatcaactgaagcttcattcttaaagggacactcaagtcaaaattaaacttcatgattcagatacagcatgcaattttaaacaactttccaatttacttccattaacaaaatgtgcacagtcgttttatatttacactttttgagtcaccaactcctacggagcatgtgcaagaattcacagcatatacgtatatgcatttgtgattggctgatggctgtcacatgatacagggggagtggaaatagacataactttgcaatttatttaacaaaaatctactactcatttgaagttcagactaagtgctattgcattgtcttcttatcatgcatttgttgattatgcaaatctacagtgttgactggtcctttaaaagcccacaaagtggatactgatctggtagaatgagctggtagaatgagctgtgattctctgaggcggggcatgacccgactccaaataagcctgatgaatcaaaagctttaaccagtatgccaaggaaatggcagaagctttctgacctttcctaggaccagaaaaaacaaatagactagaagtcttcctgaaatctttagtagcatcaacatagtatttcaaagttcTTAAGACCAAatcaagactccaaggaggagagattgatttaatgacaggcctgatacgaaccaaagcctgaacaaaacagtgaatatcaggaagtttagcaatctttctgtaaaataaaacggaaagagcagagatttgtcccttcaaggaacgtgcagacaaacctttatccaaaccatcctgaagaaactgtaaaattctaggaattctaaaagaaagtcaggagaatttatgaggagaacaccatgaaatataagtcttccaaacttgaaacatctttcctagaaacagatttacgagtctgtaacatagtatcaatcactgagtcagagaaacctctatgactaagcattcaatttccataccttcaaatttaatgatttgagatcctgatggaaaaacagaccttgagacagaagatctggtcttaaaggaagtggccatggttgacaaatggacatccggacaaggtctgcGTACcagaatctgtgaggccatgctggagctatcagaaacacaaacgaatgttccatgatgatcttggagatcacttttgaaagaagaactagaggcgggaagatataagcaggttggtaaaaccaaggaactgctaatgcatccaccgactccgcctgaggatccctgaaactggacaggtacctgggaagtttcttgtttagatgggaagccatcagatctatttctggaagaccccacatctgaaaaaacacatctggatggagtgaccactcccccggatgtaaagtctgatggctgagataatccacttcccaattgtctacacctgggatatgtaccgcagaaattagacaagagctggattccgcccaagcaagtatccaagatacttctttcatagctaggggactgcgagtcccaccctgatcattgacatatgccacagttgtgatattgtctgtctgaaaacaaatgaatggttctctcttcaatagaggccaaacctgaagagccctgaaaatagcacaaagttctaaaatattgattggtaacctcgcctctttagatttccaagccacttgtgctgtcagagatccccagacagctccccaacctgaaagacttgcatctgttgggattacagtccaggttggacaaacaaaggaggcccccttgaactatacaatggtggtctaaccaccaagtcagagagagtcgaacattgggatttaaggatattaattgtgatatctttgtataatccctgcaccactgattcagcatacaaagctggagaagtctcatgaaaacaagcaaaggggatcgtgtccgatgctgccgtcatgagacctaaaacttcgatgcacaaagccactgaagggaatgactaagactgaaggttccgacaagctgaaaccaattttagtctCTGGTCtgctagagacagagtcatggacactgaatctatctggaaacctggtgacccttgtctgaggaatcaaatacatttttggtaaattgatcctctaaccatgactttgaagaaacaacactagttgattcgtgtgagattctgcagaatgtaaaaactgagccagtaccaagatatcgtccaaataaggaaacaccgcaataccctgttctccgattacagagagtaggacaccgagaacctttgaaaaa is a genomic window of Bombina bombina isolate aBomBom1 unplaced genomic scaffold, aBomBom1.pri scaffold_932, whole genome shotgun sequence containing:
- the LOC128643740 gene encoding ATPase family AAA domain-containing protein 2-like, with translation MSCPWRLPQSAPSASRPISLPKSIFSEADCIDIERLVLSKRGFSERVIDTLIEARKPVSGCTRKCGVPISPGYCGADIKSVCAEAALCALRRRYPQIYTTTEKLLLDVSSIKITARDFVIAMEKIVPASQRAVISPGQALSSVIQPLLKNTFQRIMEALKRVFPHADGIKFQESGLESSSPLDEYILHSDEEGPPVFENGPLLKNPGKKNETPTFLHFTTSAYHQPTSYRPRLLLAGKPGLGQGSHLAPAVIHALEKFTVYTLDLAVLFGVSVTSPEETCAQ